One part of the Neisseria zalophi genome encodes these proteins:
- a CDS encoding ABC transporter ATP-binding protein produces MIHKIFSWFESRIDPYPAMPPKTPEKGWLRFVWSCTEGVRWWIVGLALLTAGTGIMEAMLFQFMGQIIDWLGQYTPQTLWSEKGVWLLAMAGLMVFAIFWHFLQTAVQLQTLQGVFPMRLRWNFHRLMLGQSLGFYQDEFAGRVSAKVMQTALAIRDTVMTLAEMVVYVFVYFTTSGIILSVLDGWLLVPFICWIIVFTATMAILIPKLSKTAQRQADARSLMSGRITDTYSNIATVKLFSHGAREAGYAKQSMQEFLATVHAQMRLGNTLRTCNFIINTSLTLSTAAMGIVLWHYGQVGVGAIATATAMALRINGLSQYIMWEASRLFENIGTVNDGMETLSKPHTIIDKPKALPLKVAHGEIRFEHVDFSYDSNKPLLNGFNLTVKAGEKVGLIGRSGAGKSTIVNLLLRFYEPQSGRITIDGQDIADITQESLRAQIGLVTQDTSLLHRSVRENIVYGRPSATDEEMISAAHRAEAADFIPNLSDAKGRTGYDAHVGERGVKLSGGQRQRIAIARVMLKDAPILLLDEATSALDSEVEVAIQESLDKMMERKTVIAIAHRLSTIAAMDRLIVLDKGRIVEEGSHAELLEKNGLYAKLWSHQSGGFLNSDKSL; encoded by the coding sequence ATGATACACAAAATTTTTAGTTGGTTTGAGTCACGTATTGATCCTTATCCGGCAATGCCACCCAAAACACCAGAAAAAGGATGGCTGCGTTTTGTTTGGAGTTGTACGGAAGGTGTTCGTTGGTGGATTGTCGGTTTGGCGCTGTTAACAGCCGGAACCGGTATTATGGAGGCCATGCTGTTTCAGTTTATGGGGCAGATTATTGATTGGCTCGGACAGTACACCCCGCAAACGCTATGGAGCGAAAAAGGTGTTTGGCTGTTGGCGATGGCAGGGCTGATGGTATTTGCTATATTTTGGCATTTTCTTCAAACCGCTGTGCAATTACAAACGCTGCAAGGCGTATTTCCTATGCGCTTGCGTTGGAATTTTCACCGTCTGATGTTGGGTCAGAGTCTTGGGTTTTATCAAGACGAATTTGCTGGAAGAGTATCGGCTAAAGTTATGCAAACGGCACTGGCCATACGTGATACGGTGATGACATTGGCTGAGATGGTGGTTTATGTTTTCGTGTATTTTACGACCTCAGGGATTATATTGTCAGTGTTGGATGGTTGGTTGCTGGTGCCGTTTATTTGTTGGATTATTGTTTTTACCGCAACAATGGCGATATTGATTCCGAAATTATCAAAAACAGCCCAGCGCCAGGCTGATGCCCGTTCATTGATGTCGGGCCGGATTACGGATACTTATTCTAATATTGCCACAGTGAAATTATTTTCCCATGGTGCGCGCGAAGCCGGCTATGCCAAACAGTCTATGCAGGAATTTTTGGCTACGGTGCATGCACAAATGCGGTTAGGCAATACTCTGCGTACTTGTAACTTTATTATTAATACCAGTTTAACCTTGTCAACTGCGGCAATGGGTATTGTGTTGTGGCATTATGGACAGGTAGGTGTAGGTGCGATAGCTACCGCTACGGCTATGGCGCTACGTATTAACGGATTATCACAATATATTATGTGGGAAGCTTCACGTCTGTTTGAGAATATTGGTACGGTTAACGACGGCATGGAAACGCTTTCCAAACCACATACAATTATTGATAAACCAAAAGCGTTACCACTAAAAGTAGCTCATGGTGAAATCCGTTTCGAACACGTAGATTTTTCTTATGACTCAAATAAGCCATTATTAAATGGCTTTAATCTGACTGTTAAAGCCGGTGAGAAAGTTGGCTTGATTGGCCGTTCTGGTGCGGGAAAATCGACAATTGTTAATTTATTGCTAAGGTTTTATGAACCGCAAAGCGGCCGTATTACCATTGACGGGCAAGATATTGCCGATATAACTCAAGAAAGCCTGCGTGCACAAATCGGGCTGGTAACTCAAGATACCAGCCTGCTGCACCGTTCGGTGCGGGAAAATATTGTTTATGGACGCCCCAGTGCAACGGATGAAGAAATGATATCGGCCGCCCATCGTGCGGAAGCTGCCGATTTTATTCCTAATCTTTCCGATGCAAAAGGCCGTACAGGCTATGATGCGCATGTTGGTGAGCGTGGTGTTAAGCTTTCAGGTGGTCAAAGGCAGCGTATTGCCATTGCACGGGTAATGTTGAAAGATGCCCCAATTCTATTGCTTGACGAGGCAACCAGTGCGCTAGATTCCGAAGTAGAAGTGGCTATTCAAGAAAGCCTCGATAAGATGATGGAACGAAAAACCGTTATTGCTATTGCCCACCGTTTATCAACAATTGCGGCGATGGATAGGTTGATCGTGCTTGATAAAGGTCGTATTGTCGAAGAGGGCAGTCATGCTGAACTATTGGAGAAAAACGGTTTATACGCCAAATTATGGTCGCATCAAAGCGGTGGTTTTTTGAATAGCGATAAAAGCCTGTGA
- a CDS encoding NADH-quinone oxidoreductase subunit A — protein MLASYLPVLIFLLIGLAAGILFLILGNVLGPKHHYAEKDAPFECGFEAFENARMKFDVRYYLVAILFILFDLEVAFMIPWAVVFKDLMVTHGQFAFWSMFVFVVVLTVGFIYEWKKGALEWE, from the coding sequence ATGTTGGCAAGCTATCTTCCCGTATTAATCTTTCTACTCATCGGTTTGGCCGCCGGTATATTGTTTCTGATCTTAGGAAATGTACTGGGTCCAAAACACCACTATGCCGAAAAAGATGCACCGTTTGAGTGTGGTTTTGAAGCATTTGAAAACGCGCGTATGAAATTTGATGTGCGTTACTATTTGGTGGCGATATTATTTATCCTCTTCGACTTGGAAGTGGCATTTATGATTCCTTGGGCGGTAGTGTTTAAAGACCTGATGGTTACTCATGGACAGTTTGCATTTTGGTCTATGTTTGTGTTTGTCGTGGTTCTCACGGTAGGCTTTATCTACGAATGGAAAAAAGGTGCGCTGGAATGGGAATAG
- a CDS encoding NuoB/complex I 20 kDa subunit family protein, translating to MGIEGVLNKGFVTASADTVLNYVRTGSLWPVTFGLACCAVEMMQAGAARYDLDRFGIIFRPSPRQSDLMIVAGTLCNKMAPALRRVYDQMAEPRWVLSMGSCANGGGYYHYSYSVVRGCDRIVPVDVYVPGCPPTAEALIYGLIQLQGKIKRTYTIARN from the coding sequence ATGGGAATAGAAGGCGTTTTAAATAAAGGCTTCGTAACCGCCAGTGCGGATACGGTGTTGAATTATGTGCGTACCGGTTCCTTGTGGCCGGTAACGTTCGGTTTGGCCTGTTGTGCGGTAGAGATGATGCAGGCAGGTGCGGCGCGTTACGATTTGGACCGCTTCGGTATTATTTTCCGCCCCTCTCCACGCCAATCCGACTTAATGATTGTAGCAGGCACTTTGTGTAACAAAATGGCGCCTGCTTTAAGACGTGTATATGATCAAATGGCCGAGCCGCGTTGGGTTTTGTCAATGGGTTCGTGTGCCAATGGCGGCGGATATTATCACTACTCTTATTCTGTTGTACGCGGTTGTGACCGCATTGTGCCGGTAGACGTTTACGTACCCGGCTGTCCGCCGACTGCTGAAGCCCTTATTTATGGATTGATTCAGCTGCAAGGTAAAATCAAACGTACTTATACGATTGCCCGTAATTAG
- a CDS encoding NADH-quinone oxidoreductase subunit C yields MHVKDLYPVVQNILGDKADKVTLALDEITVECRAEHYFEIMKTLRDNEQTHFESLVDLCGVDYSTYKNEPWEGKRFAVVSQLVSVKNNQRIRVRVWAADDDFPVVDSVVEIYNSADWYEREAFDLFGIMFNNHPDLRRILTDYGFVGHPFRKDFPISGYVEMRYDEAEKRVIYQPVTIEPREITPRIVREENYGG; encoded by the coding sequence ATGCATGTAAAAGATTTGTATCCGGTTGTCCAAAATATCTTGGGCGATAAAGCCGATAAAGTGACTTTGGCTTTAGATGAAATAACCGTAGAATGTCGCGCCGAACATTATTTCGAAATCATGAAAACCCTGCGTGATAATGAGCAGACACATTTCGAATCATTGGTTGATTTGTGTGGCGTGGATTACAGCACGTATAAAAACGAGCCTTGGGAAGGTAAGCGTTTTGCCGTTGTCAGCCAATTGGTTTCCGTAAAGAATAATCAGCGTATCCGTGTTCGTGTTTGGGCGGCTGATGATGATTTCCCAGTAGTCGATTCTGTTGTTGAAATCTACAACAGTGCCGATTGGTATGAGCGTGAGGCATTTGACTTATTCGGCATTATGTTCAACAACCATCCCGATTTGCGCCGTATTCTCACCGACTATGGTTTTGTCGGTCATCCTTTCCGTAAAGATTTCCCGATTTCAGGCTATGTCGAAATGCGTTACGACGAAGCCGAGAAACGCGTTATTTACCAACCCGTAACCATCGAGCCGCGCGAAATTACACCGCGCATCGTCCGCGAGGAGAATTACGGTGGCTAA
- the nuoD gene encoding NADH dehydrogenase (quinone) subunit D — protein sequence MANKLRNYTINFGPQHPAAHGVLRMILELEGETIVRADPHIGLLHRGTEKLAETRTYLQALPYMDRLDYVSMMVNEQAYCLAVEKLVGIEVPERARYIRVMFAEVTRILNHLMGIGSHALDIGAMTVFLYAFREREELMDLYEAVSGARMHAAYFRPGGVYRDLPDFMPKYESSKFRNAKVLKKLNEAREGTMLDFIEAFTDRFPACVDEYESLLTDNRIWKQRTVGIGVVSPERALQKGFTGVMLRGSGIEWDIRKKAPYDAYANVEFDIPVGLNGDCYDRYLCRINEMRESNRIIKQCVQWLKANPGPVIVENHKVAPPKRTEMKMGMEDLIHHFKLFTEGMHVPEGETYTAVEHPKGEFGIYMISDGANKPYRLKIRAPGFAHLQGMDEMARGHMLADVVAIIGTQDIVFGEVDR from the coding sequence GTGGCTAATAAATTAAGAAACTACACTATTAACTTCGGCCCTCAACACCCTGCTGCACACGGTGTGTTGCGTATGATTCTTGAGCTGGAAGGCGAAACAATTGTCCGAGCCGACCCTCATATCGGCTTACTGCACCGTGGTACCGAAAAGCTGGCCGAAACCCGTACTTATTTGCAGGCTTTACCTTATATGGATCGTTTAGACTACGTTTCCATGATGGTTAATGAGCAGGCGTATTGTTTGGCGGTAGAAAAGCTAGTCGGTATCGAAGTGCCGGAACGCGCCCGTTATATTCGTGTGATGTTTGCCGAAGTTACCCGTATTTTGAATCACTTAATGGGTATCGGATCGCATGCATTGGATATCGGCGCAATGACCGTATTCTTATATGCATTCCGTGAGCGTGAAGAGCTGATGGATCTATATGAAGCCGTTTCCGGAGCGCGGATGCATGCGGCGTATTTCCGTCCGGGCGGCGTGTATCGTGATTTACCTGACTTTATGCCTAAATATGAGTCAAGCAAATTCCGTAATGCTAAAGTGCTGAAAAAACTGAATGAAGCGCGTGAAGGTACTATGCTTGATTTTATCGAAGCATTTACCGATCGTTTCCCTGCTTGTGTGGATGAATATGAAAGTCTGCTAACCGATAATCGTATCTGGAAACAGCGTACTGTCGGCATTGGCGTGGTTTCTCCGGAACGTGCTTTGCAAAAAGGCTTTACCGGTGTGATGTTGCGTGGTTCCGGTATTGAGTGGGATATCCGCAAAAAAGCCCCTTATGATGCTTATGCCAATGTTGAGTTCGATATTCCTGTCGGACTGAATGGCGATTGTTATGACCGCTATTTGTGCCGTATTAATGAAATGCGTGAATCAAACCGCATTATCAAACAATGCGTGCAATGGCTAAAAGCCAATCCTGGTCCGGTTATTGTTGAAAACCATAAAGTCGCTCCGCCCAAACGTACTGAAATGAAAATGGGTATGGAAGACTTAATTCACCACTTCAAATTGTTTACTGAAGGCATGCACGTGCCGGAAGGTGAAACCTATACAGCCGTCGAGCACCCGAAAGGCGAGTTCGGCATTTATATGATTTCAGACGGCGCAAATAAACCTTACCGCCTGAAAATACGCGCACCCGGCTTTGCACACCTGCAGGGCATGGACGAAATGGCACGCGGCCACATGTTGGCAGACGTTGTTGCCATTATTGGTACGCAAGACATCGTATTCGGGGAGGTAGACCGATAA
- the nuoE gene encoding NADH-quinone oxidoreductase subunit NuoE yields MLSAESLKRIDRELAKYPADQRRSAIMAALRIAQEEKHWLSAEIIEFVANYVGIAPAAAYEVATFYNMYDLHPVGKYKLTVCTNLPCALRGGVSAAEYLQKKLGIGFGETTSDGLYTLVEGECMGACGDAPVMLVNNHKMCSFMTEEAIEKKLAELN; encoded by the coding sequence ATGTTATCCGCTGAATCTTTAAAAAGAATTGATAGAGAGTTGGCCAAGTATCCGGCTGATCAACGCCGTTCCGCTATTATGGCTGCATTGCGTATTGCTCAAGAAGAAAAACATTGGCTTTCTGCCGAGATAATTGAGTTTGTCGCCAACTATGTCGGTATTGCTCCTGCTGCCGCTTATGAAGTAGCCACTTTCTATAATATGTATGATTTACATCCAGTAGGCAAATATAAGCTTACAGTATGTACTAATCTGCCTTGTGCTTTGCGCGGTGGTGTTAGTGCCGCAGAGTATTTGCAGAAAAAACTCGGCATCGGTTTTGGCGAAACCACTTCAGACGGCCTTTATACTTTAGTTGAAGGTGAGTGTATGGGTGCTTGTGGCGATGCGCCTGTTATGTTGGTGAATAATCATAAAATGTGTAGTTTTATGACTGAAGAAGCTATTGAGAAAAAATTGGCAGAACTGAATTAA
- the nuoF gene encoding NADH-quinone oxidoreductase subunit NuoF, with protein sequence MAIYQSGVIFENVDTHTPDCWTLAAYQERGGYQALRKILTEKMSQDDVISEVKTSGLRGRGGAGFPTGLKWSFMPRSFPGAKYVVCNTDEGEPGTFKDRDIINFNPHALIEGMIIAGYAMGAKAGYNYIHGEIFEGYERFEKALDEARQAGFLGENIMGTDFSFDLFAAHGYGAYICGEETALLESLEGKKGQPRFKPPFPASYGLYGKPTTINNTETFASVPFIIRDGGQAFADKGIENAGGTKLFSISGHVERPGNYEVPLGTPFAKLLEMAGGMKDGKKIKAVIPGGSSAPVLPGDVMMTLNMDYDSISKAGSMLGSGAIIVMDEDVCMVKALERLSYFYHEESCGQCTPCREGTGWLYRIVHRIATGKGRPEDLELLESVGNNMAGRTICALADAAVFPVRSFTKHFRHEFEHYIEHGGPAKAHKWC encoded by the coding sequence ATGGCTATCTACCAATCAGGTGTCATCTTCGAAAATGTTGATACACATACTCCGGACTGCTGGACGCTCGCGGCCTACCAAGAACGTGGCGGCTACCAAGCCTTGCGTAAAATCCTCACTGAAAAAATGTCGCAAGACGACGTAATTTCAGAAGTTAAAACATCCGGTCTGCGCGGACGCGGAGGTGCGGGCTTCCCTACTGGTTTGAAATGGAGCTTTATGCCCCGTTCTTTCCCCGGCGCCAAATATGTAGTCTGCAATACGGATGAAGGCGAGCCTGGTACATTCAAAGACCGCGATATTATCAACTTCAATCCGCATGCTTTGATTGAAGGTATGATTATTGCCGGTTATGCCATGGGCGCCAAAGCTGGATATAACTATATTCATGGTGAAATATTCGAAGGCTACGAACGGTTTGAAAAAGCACTGGATGAGGCGCGTCAGGCTGGCTTCTTAGGTGAAAATATTATGGGCACCGATTTCAGCTTCGATTTGTTTGCAGCCCATGGGTATGGTGCCTATATTTGTGGCGAGGAAACCGCATTATTGGAATCGTTGGAAGGTAAAAAAGGCCAACCCCGTTTCAAACCGCCTTTCCCTGCTTCATACGGTTTATATGGCAAACCGACTACGATTAACAATACCGAAACTTTTGCTTCCGTACCGTTTATTATTCGCGACGGTGGACAAGCATTTGCCGATAAAGGTATTGAAAATGCCGGCGGCACTAAATTGTTTTCTATTTCTGGTCATGTAGAGCGTCCCGGTAACTATGAAGTACCGTTGGGTACTCCGTTTGCTAAATTGTTAGAAATGGCCGGCGGTATGAAAGACGGTAAAAAAATTAAAGCCGTTATCCCCGGTGGTTCGTCTGCGCCTGTGTTGCCCGGTGATGTCATGATGACTTTGAATATGGATTATGACTCTATTTCTAAAGCAGGCTCTATGCTTGGATCTGGTGCGATTATCGTGATGGATGAAGATGTATGCATGGTTAAAGCATTGGAACGCCTGAGCTATTTTTATCATGAAGAATCTTGCGGCCAATGTACGCCTTGTCGTGAAGGTACTGGTTGGTTGTATCGTATCGTGCACCGTATCGCTACCGGTAAAGGCCGCCCTGAAGATTTGGAATTATTGGAATCTGTCGGTAACAATATGGCAGGACGTACGATTTGTGCATTAGCCGATGCGGCGGTATTCCCTGTACGTAGCTTTACCAAGCATTTCAGACATGAGTTTGAACACTATATTGAACACGGTGGACCGGCTAAAGCGCATAAGTGGTGTTAA